In one window of Thermus neutrinimicus DNA:
- a CDS encoding MFS transporter, translating into MKYMLSSPVHRFIVASSLWSFGGNLIYFFLNFHLEALGFNRQAIGLAQALFLLVGVVFALPLAYLIPRLGYRKSLLLAFLLAVGSGVLLGLGLLVFPSLAGYGLAGALVQGAGAPLMARLVPAHRRVSLFSLQSALTTASGFFSTLLAGALSEWVGARWVLLFALPFFLLALPFLLWLPEGQGSPPRLTGRFGLWLRLFVPQAIIGFGAGLVIPFLNLYLREKFGLSYGTTGFIFALSSLATGLAMLLQPLLVRRLGKLGAIVFVQALSLPFLAVLAWVPWLPLVTVALLIRGALMNAAGPVYAVLVMDYLEEGERPGFFLVEGALWSTLFALGSAASGMVQEAWGLVAFHYLFAITLSLYALGIALWPWAFGGLRRAYEGAS; encoded by the coding sequence ATGAAGTATATGCTCAGTTCACCTGTTCATCGCTTTATCGTGGCCAGCTCCCTCTGGTCCTTCGGGGGGAACCTCATCTACTTTTTTCTGAACTTTCACCTCGAGGCCCTGGGCTTCAACCGCCAGGCCATCGGCTTGGCCCAGGCCCTGTTTCTTCTGGTGGGGGTGGTCTTTGCCCTGCCCCTGGCCTACCTGATCCCGCGGCTTGGCTACCGAAAAAGCCTCCTTTTGGCCTTTCTTTTGGCGGTGGGAAGCGGGGTCCTCCTGGGGCTTGGCCTTTTGGTTTTTCCCTCCTTGGCGGGGTACGGGCTGGCGGGAGCCTTGGTGCAGGGGGCGGGGGCACCTCTCATGGCCCGGCTGGTGCCGGCACACAGGCGGGTCTCCCTTTTCAGCCTGCAGTCTGCCTTGACCACTGCCTCGGGCTTTTTCTCCACCCTCTTGGCCGGCGCCCTTTCCGAATGGGTGGGGGCCCGCTGGGTGCTGCTCTTCGCCCTGCCCTTTTTTCTCTTGGCCCTGCCCTTTCTCCTTTGGCTTCCCGAGGGCCAGGGAAGCCCCCCAAGGCTTACAGGGCGGTTTGGCCTATGGCTTCGCCTCTTCGTGCCCCAGGCGATCATCGGCTTTGGTGCGGGGTTGGTGATCCCTTTTCTGAACCTCTACCTGCGGGAGAAGTTTGGCCTCAGCTACGGTACCACCGGCTTTATCTTCGCCCTCTCCTCCCTGGCCACCGGGCTAGCCATGTTGCTCCAGCCCCTTCTGGTGCGGCGGCTGGGGAAACTGGGGGCCATCGTGTTCGTGCAGGCCTTATCCCTACCCTTCCTGGCCGTCCTGGCCTGGGTCCCTTGGCTACCCCTGGTTACCGTGGCCCTCCTCATCCGGGGAGCCCTCATGAACGCCGCCGGACCCGTATACGCCGTTTTGGTGATGGACTACCTGGAGGAAGGGGAGCGCCCCGGCTTCTTTCTGGTGGAGGGTGCCCTTTGGAGCACCCTTTTTGCCCTGGGAAGTGCCGCTTCCGGCATGGTCCAGGAGGCTTGGGGCCTTGTGGCCTTCCACTACCTCTTTGCCATTACCCTGAGCCTCTACGCCCTGGGCATTGCCCTTTGGCCCTGGGCCTTTGGTGGGTTAAGGCGAGCCTATGAGGGGGCTTCTTGA
- the glp gene encoding gephyrin-like molybdotransferase Glp codes for MRTGISVEEALELVLAEAKGELPVEEVPLKEAFGRVLAEDLVSLVNHPDQDDTAVDGYACWQEDTLGASRENPVRLRVIGESPAGRPFAGKVGKGEAVAVYTGAPIPEGADAVIQVEDTQREGDYVLLLAPASPKDIRPRGDDLKRGEVYLRRGDLLTPGRLGLAAAMGYARLKVFRRPRVGILSTGDEVVEPGEPLPFGGVYNSNAYSLLGLVEEAGGEAVLLGKVEDQPEKVLETLEAAGHLDLLLTSGGVSMGDYDVVRKVLEESGEVVFWRVRQQPGKPLLLARLRGVPVLGLPGNPVSSMVSFFLYGRPFLFRLQRRTDPPYRSLTAKALTPFKGASDRKAFRRGVLSFEGELLVRTTGNQSSGVLRSMALGNALVVLPPGRDVGEGEMVEVIPLTFVL; via the coding sequence ATGCGCACGGGCATCAGCGTGGAGGAAGCCTTGGAGCTGGTCTTGGCGGAGGCCAAAGGGGAACTTCCCGTGGAGGAGGTGCCCCTGAAGGAGGCCTTTGGCCGGGTTTTGGCAGAGGACCTGGTTTCCTTGGTGAACCACCCTGACCAGGACGACACCGCCGTGGACGGCTACGCCTGCTGGCAGGAGGACACCTTGGGGGCGAGCCGGGAGAATCCGGTGCGCCTCAGGGTCATCGGGGAGTCGCCGGCGGGCAGGCCCTTTGCCGGAAAGGTGGGGAAGGGGGAGGCGGTGGCCGTCTACACTGGGGCCCCCATCCCCGAGGGGGCGGACGCCGTCATCCAGGTGGAGGATACCCAGCGGGAAGGGGATTACGTGCTTCTCCTGGCTCCGGCTAGCCCCAAGGATATCCGGCCTCGAGGGGATGACCTGAAAAGGGGAGAGGTGTACCTAAGGCGGGGGGATCTCCTCACCCCGGGAAGGCTGGGCCTGGCGGCGGCCATGGGTTACGCCCGGCTTAAGGTGTTTAGGCGTCCCCGGGTGGGCATCCTCTCCACGGGGGATGAGGTGGTGGAGCCCGGGGAACCCCTGCCCTTTGGAGGGGTTTATAACTCCAATGCCTATAGCCTTCTGGGGTTGGTGGAGGAGGCGGGAGGCGAAGCGGTTCTTTTGGGTAAGGTGGAGGACCAGCCGGAGAAGGTGCTGGAAACGTTGGAGGCCGCAGGGCACCTGGACCTCCTTCTCACCTCCGGAGGGGTATCCATGGGGGACTACGACGTGGTGCGCAAGGTGTTGGAGGAATCCGGGGAGGTGGTCTTCTGGAGGGTGCGGCAGCAGCCAGGGAAGCCCCTTCTCCTGGCCCGCCTCCGGGGTGTTCCCGTCCTGGGCCTTCCGGGAAACCCAGTTTCCAGCATGGTTTCCTTTTTCCTCTACGGCAGGCCTTTCCTCTTCCGGCTCCAGCGACGCACCGACCCTCCTTATCGCTCCTTGACGGCTAAGGCCCTCACCCCCTTCAAGGGGGCCAGTGACCGGAAGGCCTTCCGCCGGGGGGTGCTCTCCTTTGAGGGGGAGCTTTTGGTGCGCACCACGGGAAACCAGTCCAGCGGGGTGTTGCGCTCCATGGCCTTGGGCAACGCCTTGGTGGTGCTTCCCCCAGGCCGGGATGTGGGGGAGGGGGAGATGGTGGAGGTCATTCCCTTGACTTTTGTGCTCTAG
- a CDS encoding DEAD/DEAH box helicase, with product MEFKDFPLKDEIKEALLRRGITAPTPIQAAALPLALEGKDLIGQARTGTGKTLAFALPIAQGLEASKERGRLPRALVLTPTRELALQVSGELQAVAPHLKVVTVYGGTGYGKQKEELARGADVVVATPGRALDYLRQGVLDLSQVRIAVLDEADEMLSMGFEEEVEAILSATSKERQTLLFSATLPSWAKKLAERYMKSPVVINVVREEGVTYQEEAIPAPGDRLPLLSDILFVKAPKRAIVFTRTKAETEEVATGLLRLGHPARAIHGDLSQTDRERVMKAFREGEVRVLVATDVAARGLDIPEVDLVVHYRLPDKPETYQHRSGRTGRAGRGGEVVILYGPREKRELSELERAVGRTFRRVNPPTPEEVLEAKWHHLLARLARVPERDYKLYQDFASRLFAEGRVEVVAALMALLLGGAPKEKSLLTGEEGWLTFKATGPRLTLPRLVALLKEAGLEVGKIAQGEEGFYVDLRPQDLPKLSEVQGVKLERAKRVEVAPEAYAGAATRGGSPRGRRTGRF from the coding sequence ATGGAGTTCAAAGACTTTCCCCTGAAGGACGAGATAAAGGAAGCTCTTTTGCGCCGGGGCATCACCGCTCCCACCCCCATCCAGGCGGCGGCCTTGCCCCTGGCCCTCGAGGGCAAGGACCTCATCGGCCAGGCCCGCACGGGCACCGGCAAGACCCTGGCCTTCGCCCTGCCCATTGCGCAAGGCCTCGAGGCCTCCAAGGAGCGGGGCCGCCTCCCCAGGGCCCTGGTGCTGACCCCCACCCGGGAGCTGGCCCTCCAGGTTTCCGGAGAGCTGCAGGCGGTAGCCCCCCACCTCAAGGTGGTTACGGTCTACGGGGGCACGGGCTACGGCAAGCAGAAGGAGGAGCTGGCCCGGGGGGCGGATGTGGTGGTGGCCACCCCGGGGCGGGCCCTGGACTACCTACGGCAAGGGGTTTTGGACCTTTCCCAGGTGCGGATCGCCGTTTTGGACGAGGCCGACGAGATGCTCTCCATGGGCTTTGAAGAGGAGGTGGAGGCCATCCTCTCGGCCACGTCCAAGGAGCGGCAGACCCTTCTCTTTTCCGCCACCCTGCCCTCATGGGCCAAGAAGCTGGCGGAGCGCTACATGAAAAGCCCGGTGGTCATCAACGTGGTGCGGGAGGAGGGCGTTACCTACCAGGAAGAGGCCATTCCTGCCCCCGGGGACCGGCTTCCCCTCCTTTCCGACATCCTTTTCGTCAAAGCTCCCAAGCGGGCCATCGTCTTCACCCGCACCAAGGCGGAAACCGAGGAGGTGGCCACGGGGCTTCTTCGCCTTGGGCACCCGGCGCGGGCCATCCATGGGGACCTTTCCCAGACGGACCGGGAAAGGGTCATGAAGGCTTTTCGGGAAGGGGAGGTAAGGGTTCTGGTGGCCACGGATGTGGCTGCTCGGGGCCTGGATATCCCGGAGGTGGACCTGGTGGTGCACTACCGCTTACCCGACAAGCCGGAAACCTATCAGCACCGTTCAGGGCGCACGGGTAGGGCCGGACGGGGGGGTGAGGTGGTGATCCTCTATGGCCCTCGGGAGAAAAGGGAGCTTTCCGAGCTGGAAAGGGCCGTGGGACGGACCTTTAGGCGGGTGAATCCCCCCACGCCCGAGGAGGTCCTCGAGGCCAAGTGGCACCATCTCCTGGCCCGCCTGGCCCGGGTGCCCGAACGGGACTACAAGCTGTACCAGGACTTTGCCAGCCGCCTTTTCGCCGAAGGGCGGGTGGAGGTGGTGGCTGCCCTCATGGCCTTGCTCCTGGGCGGGGCACCCAAGGAGAAGAGCCTTCTCACCGGCGAGGAAGGCTGGCTCACCTTCAAGGCCACGGGGCCCAGGCTCACCCTGCCCCGGCTGGTGGCCCTCCTGAAGGAAGCGGGCCTCGAGGTGGGCAAGATCGCCCAGGGAGAGGAGGGCTTTTACGTGGATCTCCGCCCCCAGGACCTGCCCAAGCTTTCCGAGGTGCAAGGGGTGAAGCTGGAGAGGGCTAAGCGGGTGGAGGTTGCCCCTGAAGCCTATGCGGGGGCCGCTACCCGAGGGGGGTCGCCTCGAGGCCGCCGTACAGGCCGCTTTTGA
- the tkt gene encoding transketolase has product MTETKDLTTLSVNAIRFLAIDAVEKAKSGHPGMPMAMAPLAYLLYREVMRHNPLDPSWPNRDRFVLSAGHGSMLLYAILHLTGYDLSLEEIKRFRQWGSKTPGHPEYDHTPGVEVTTGPLGQGISTAVGLALAERKLAAEFNRQGYEVVNHYTYVLASDGDLMEGVSGEASSLAGHWKLSKLIVFWDNNHISIDGSTDLAFTEDVLARYRAYGWHTLAVEDANDLEALRQAVRLAQLDERPSLIAVRSHIGYGSPKQDSHKAHGEPLGPEAVEATRRNLGWPYPPFEVPEEVYRHMDMREKGRAWQEAWEELMEAYARAYPDLHQELVRRLKGELPSLPEEPPAFDKPVATRAASGKALDAIAPSMPELLGGSADLTPSNNTQAQGMADFSPQNPTGRYIHYGVREHGMGAILNGLNLHGGYRAYGGTFLVFSDYMRPAIRLAALMGTPTVFVFTHDTIALGEDGPTHQPVEHFMSLRAIPNLWVIRPADAYETFYAWQVALRRKEGPTALILTRQAVPLLSPEKAKGALKGGYVLEDAEDPEGVLVATGSEVHLALKARALLAEKGRRVRVVSLPSFELFAAQPEEYRREVLPPGLPTVAVEAGATLGWERYAQKVVGLDRFGASAPYPEVYEKLGFTPERVAGALEELL; this is encoded by the coding sequence ATGACCGAGACCAAGGACCTCACCACCCTTTCGGTGAACGCCATCCGGTTTTTGGCCATAGATGCCGTGGAAAAGGCCAAAAGCGGCCACCCCGGCATGCCCATGGCCATGGCGCCCCTGGCCTATCTCCTTTACCGCGAGGTCATGCGCCACAACCCCTTGGACCCCTCCTGGCCCAACCGGGACCGCTTTGTCCTCTCCGCCGGTCACGGGTCCATGCTCCTTTACGCCATCTTGCATCTCACGGGGTATGACCTTTCCCTGGAGGAGATCAAACGTTTCCGCCAGTGGGGTTCCAAAACCCCGGGCCACCCCGAGTATGACCACACCCCGGGGGTGGAGGTGACCACCGGTCCCCTGGGCCAGGGTATCTCCACCGCCGTGGGCCTGGCTTTGGCGGAGAGGAAGCTGGCTGCGGAGTTCAACCGTCAGGGCTACGAGGTGGTGAACCACTACACCTACGTGCTGGCCTCGGATGGGGATCTAATGGAGGGGGTTTCCGGGGAGGCCAGTTCCTTGGCAGGACACTGGAAACTTTCCAAGCTTATTGTCTTTTGGGATAACAACCATATTTCCATCGACGGCTCCACGGACCTGGCCTTCACTGAGGACGTTCTGGCGCGCTATCGGGCCTATGGATGGCACACCCTGGCGGTGGAGGATGCCAACGACCTCGAGGCCCTCCGCCAAGCCGTACGCCTGGCCCAGTTGGACGAAAGGCCCTCCCTCATCGCCGTGCGGAGCCACATCGGCTACGGATCCCCCAAGCAGGACTCCCACAAGGCCCACGGGGAGCCCTTGGGCCCAGAGGCGGTGGAGGCCACCCGCAGAAACCTGGGCTGGCCCTACCCTCCCTTTGAGGTGCCCGAGGAAGTCTACCGGCACATGGACATGCGGGAGAAGGGAAGGGCTTGGCAGGAAGCCTGGGAAGAGCTCATGGAGGCTTATGCCCGGGCCTATCCCGATCTCCACCAGGAGCTGGTGCGCCGCCTAAAGGGCGAACTCCCCTCCCTTCCCGAAGAGCCCCCGGCCTTTGACAAGCCCGTGGCCACCCGGGCGGCCAGCGGCAAGGCTTTGGACGCCATTGCCCCCAGCATGCCTGAGCTTCTTGGCGGGAGCGCCGACCTCACCCCCTCCAACAACACCCAGGCCCAGGGCATGGCGGACTTCTCCCCCCAGAATCCCACCGGACGGTATATCCATTACGGGGTGCGGGAGCACGGCATGGGAGCCATCCTGAATGGCCTCAACCTCCACGGAGGGTACCGGGCCTACGGGGGCACCTTCCTGGTCTTCTCCGACTACATGCGCCCGGCCATCCGCCTGGCGGCCCTCATGGGAACCCCCACGGTCTTTGTCTTCACCCACGACACCATCGCCTTGGGGGAGGATGGCCCCACCCACCAGCCCGTGGAGCATTTCATGAGCCTTAGGGCCATCCCCAACCTCTGGGTGATCCGTCCCGCGGACGCCTACGAAACCTTCTACGCCTGGCAGGTGGCCCTAAGGCGCAAGGAGGGTCCCACGGCCCTGATCCTCACCCGCCAGGCGGTGCCCCTCCTTTCCCCGGAAAAGGCCAAAGGGGCCCTAAAAGGAGGCTACGTCCTGGAGGATGCGGAGGATCCTGAGGGGGTCCTGGTGGCCACGGGAAGCGAGGTGCACCTGGCCCTAAAGGCCAGGGCTCTCCTGGCAGAGAAAGGCCGCCGGGTGCGGGTGGTGAGCCTGCCTTCCTTTGAGCTCTTTGCCGCCCAGCCAGAGGAGTACCGCCGGGAGGTGCTTCCTCCAGGCCTCCCCACCGTGGCGGTGGAGGCGGGGGCTACCCTGGGATGGGAACGTTACGCCCAAAAGGTGGTGGGTCTGGACCGCTTCGGGGCCAGCGCCCCTTACCCCGAGGTCTACGAGAAGCTGGGTTTCACCCCGGAGAGGGTGGCGGGGGCTTTGGAAGAACTCCTATGA
- a CDS encoding 2-phosphosulfolactate phosphatase → MRFRVDPLPRPGAYGGTAIVVDVIRATTTAGLYLRAGAKALVLAPGVEAARTLRREGEILAGEVGGLPPEGFDLGNSPREVNGVVGKTVVMATTNGTRAAHAAMGARHILLGSLQNAQAVAERAAEIGEEVHLVCAGKEGQMALDDLYAAGVIGKRLKALGLSPEGEMAQLALFLAENPPFPVLASSEAAKALVRVGLGEDVAECARVDVHGVVPRFLGMRGEGMVFGG, encoded by the coding sequence ATGAGGTTCAGGGTGGACCCCCTTCCCCGCCCCGGCGCGTACGGGGGAACGGCCATAGTGGTGGATGTGATCCGGGCCACCACCACCGCGGGCTTGTACCTCAGGGCGGGGGCTAAGGCCCTGGTCCTGGCCCCGGGGGTGGAGGCGGCCCGGACCCTGCGCCGGGAGGGGGAAATCCTGGCTGGGGAGGTGGGGGGGCTTCCCCCGGAAGGGTTTGACCTGGGCAACTCCCCCCGGGAGGTGAATGGGGTGGTGGGGAAGACCGTGGTCATGGCCACCACCAACGGCACCCGGGCAGCCCATGCCGCCATGGGGGCTAGGCATATCCTCTTGGGGTCCTTGCAAAACGCCCAGGCGGTGGCGGAAAGGGCGGCGGAAATAGGGGAGGAGGTGCACCTGGTTTGCGCGGGGAAGGAAGGCCAGATGGCCTTGGACGACCTGTACGCGGCCGGGGTTATTGGAAAGCGCCTAAAGGCCCTGGGTCTTTCCCCAGAGGGGGAGATGGCGCAGCTGGCCCTTTTCCTGGCGGAAAACCCTCCCTTCCCCGTCCTTGCCTCCAGCGAGGCCGCCAAGGCCCTGGTGAGGGTGGGGCTTGGGGAGGATGTGGCCGAGTGCGCCCGGGTGGACGTGCATGGGGTTGTCCCCCGCTTCCTGGGGATGCGGGGTGAGGGCATGGTTTTTGGCGGGTAG
- a CDS encoding class II fructose-bisphosphate aldolase: protein MLATLREVLPEKGRAVGSFDVVGLEWAEAILEGAETLGLPVILSVAPHLGGPPLGALAPGLRVLAEGARVPVALHLDHGESLGEVVEALKLGFTSVMLDGSHLPLEENIRLTRLAVEVARAYGATVEGEVGAVPGGYGGEVSHEPVAYTDPLEARRYLEETGVDALAVSIGTRHGLHKGPVRLNLPLLEELGQLPVPLVLHGASGLRPEEYRALVAGGIRKINLYADLALEAASVLKKVEAEDYLGLMAAMKEGLKDLAMARMRLWWGS, encoded by the coding sequence ATGCTGGCCACCTTGCGGGAGGTTCTGCCGGAAAAGGGCCGGGCGGTGGGGTCCTTCGACGTGGTGGGCCTGGAGTGGGCGGAGGCCATCCTGGAGGGTGCGGAAACCCTGGGCCTTCCCGTCATCCTCAGCGTGGCTCCCCACCTGGGGGGGCCACCCCTAGGGGCCCTGGCCCCTGGGCTTAGGGTCTTGGCGGAAGGGGCCCGGGTACCCGTGGCCCTGCACCTGGACCATGGGGAGAGCCTAGGGGAGGTGGTGGAGGCCTTAAAGCTTGGGTTCACCAGCGTGATGCTGGATGGAAGCCACCTGCCCCTCGAGGAGAACATCCGCCTGACCCGCCTGGCGGTGGAGGTGGCCCGGGCCTATGGGGCCACGGTGGAAGGGGAGGTGGGGGCGGTGCCGGGAGGCTATGGGGGGGAGGTTTCCCACGAGCCCGTGGCCTACACCGATCCCTTGGAGGCCAGGCGCTATCTGGAGGAAACCGGAGTGGATGCCTTGGCGGTGAGCATCGGCACCCGCCACGGCCTGCACAAGGGGCCAGTGCGTTTGAACCTTCCCCTTTTGGAGGAGCTGGGCCAGCTTCCCGTGCCCCTGGTCCTTCACGGGGCTTCGGGGCTCCGCCCGGAGGAGTATCGGGCCTTGGTGGCCGGGGGGATTCGTAAGATCAACCTGTATGCGGACTTGGCCCTCGAGGCGGCCTCCGTCCTGAAGAAGGTGGAGGCGGAAGACTACCTGGGCCTGATGGCGGCCATGAAGGAGGGCCTCAAGGACTTGGCCATGGCCCGGATGCGGTTATGGTGGGGAAGCTGA
- a CDS encoding HAD-IA family hydrolase, producing the protein MVGKLKALLWDLDGTLAETEELHREAFNRAFAHFGLPLYWDQETYARLLWTTGGKERLKRALEETPGAPRLSWEEIAEVHRYKTDLYLRLLREEGVRLRPGVRRLLAEAREAGVALVLCTTTSPENAEAFLEGAGLSGWFSLTLAGDVVERKKPDPGIYLLAQERLGLAPEEGVVVEDSRNGLLSALGAGFPVLITPSLYTLDQDYREATALLPHLGEPENPAPVLQGPRFGERVVVDLSYLEEVRGWWST; encoded by the coding sequence ATGGTGGGGAAGCTGAAAGCCCTTCTTTGGGACTTGGACGGCACTTTGGCGGAGACGGAGGAACTCCACCGGGAGGCCTTCAACCGGGCCTTCGCCCACTTCGGCCTTCCCCTTTACTGGGACCAGGAAACCTACGCCCGCCTCCTTTGGACCACCGGGGGTAAGGAGCGCCTTAAGCGGGCCTTGGAGGAAACCCCTGGGGCGCCCAGGCTTTCCTGGGAGGAGATCGCCGAGGTGCACCGCTACAAAACGGATCTTTACCTGAGGCTTTTGCGGGAGGAAGGGGTCAGGTTGCGGCCAGGGGTGCGCCGCCTCCTGGCCGAGGCCCGGGAGGCGGGGGTAGCCCTGGTCCTGTGCACCACCACCAGCCCGGAAAACGCCGAGGCCTTTTTGGAGGGGGCGGGGCTTTCCGGCTGGTTCTCCTTGACCCTGGCGGGGGATGTGGTGGAGAGGAAAAAGCCGGACCCCGGCATCTACCTGCTGGCCCAAGAGCGCCTGGGTCTGGCCCCGGAGGAAGGGGTGGTGGTGGAGGACTCCCGCAATGGCCTTTTGAGCGCCCTGGGGGCGGGTTTTCCCGTGCTCATTACCCCGAGCCTCTACACCCTGGACCAGGACTACCGGGAGGCCACGGCCCTTCTTCCCCATCTTGGGGAGCCTGAGAATCCGGCCCCTGTGCTCCAGGGGCCGAGGTTTGGGGAGAGGGTGGTGGTGGACCTCTCCTACCTGGAGGAGGTGAGAGGATGGTGGAGCACCTGA
- a CDS encoding Dabb family protein, which translates to MVEHLIVFNAEASPEEVREMVRKAREVLLQIPGVCGLRYGEALSEGARYRYWLSILFEGPEVVSFYRDHPLHVEFADTVFRPMAKDRITTDYLVMTEIPCGN; encoded by the coding sequence ATGGTGGAGCACCTGATCGTGTTCAACGCCGAGGCCAGTCCGGAGGAGGTTAGGGAGATGGTGCGGAAGGCCAGGGAGGTCCTGCTTCAGATCCCCGGGGTCTGTGGGCTTCGCTACGGGGAGGCCCTTTCCGAGGGGGCCCGCTACCGCTACTGGCTTTCCATCCTCTTTGAGGGTCCAGAGGTGGTCTCCTTCTACCGGGACCATCCCCTGCACGTGGAGTTCGCCGATACGGTTTTCCGCCCCATGGCCAAGGATCGCATCACCACCGACTATCTGGTGATGACGGAGATCCCATGCGGCAACTAG
- a CDS encoding annexin VII, whose protein sequence is MRQLAHREAEARALKVLVDGIGEGLVLEGEGGYYALYYFYSWYGRRAPDPEETPDWVEGPRPSPEEFLSPYDQARWLEDNGYTLFINESK, encoded by the coding sequence ATGCGGCAACTAGCCCACCGGGAGGCGGAGGCCAGGGCCTTGAAGGTCCTGGTGGATGGGATAGGGGAGGGATTGGTCCTCGAGGGGGAAGGGGGGTACTACGCCCTCTATTACTTCTACAGCTGGTACGGCCGCAGGGCCCCGGACCCCGAGGAGACCCCCGACTGGGTGGAGGGGCCTAGGCCTTCCCCCGAGGAGTTTCTGAGCCCTTACGACCAGGCCCGCTGGTTGGAGGACAACGGCTACACCCTCTTCATCAACGAGTCCAAGTAG
- a CDS encoding phosphate-starvation-inducible PsiE family protein gives MKRDAYRILQLTETVIYLFAGFLIAAGAAVLLLSTLVEGTRHLLHGDYHEVALALLDRVLLALMLAEILYTLLRFAKEGTLEATPFLVIGLIAAIRRILVLTAEAVEKFDLADPGFMAVLAELGLLSLMVVALALAMRLARSEAGR, from the coding sequence GTGAAGCGGGACGCTTACCGGATCCTTCAGCTAACGGAAACGGTAATCTACCTGTTTGCCGGCTTTCTCATCGCCGCCGGGGCGGCAGTTCTTCTGTTATCTACCCTGGTGGAAGGAACCCGGCATCTTCTCCATGGTGATTACCACGAGGTGGCCTTGGCTCTTTTGGACCGGGTTCTTCTTGCGCTGATGCTGGCGGAGATCCTTTACACGCTCCTTCGCTTTGCCAAGGAGGGGACCCTCGAGGCCACCCCCTTCCTGGTCATCGGGCTCATCGCTGCCATCCGCCGCATCCTGGTTCTGACGGCGGAGGCCGTGGAGAAGTTTGACCTGGCGGACCCCGGCTTCATGGCGGTGTTGGCAGAGCTGGGGCTTCTTTCCCTGATGGTGGTGGCCCTGGCCCTTGCCATGCGCCTCGCTAGGAGCGAAGCAGGGCGATGA
- a CDS encoding LysR family transcriptional regulator: MLISKNAKLPNPAALRVFVTVVEEGGVGRAALALGITQPAVSQYLRNLEEQVGHPLFERRGRHLVLSRVGEALLPEARRVVQALEEFQRVSQAMGRLELGEVTLGAATTMATYVLPLFLKDFHDAHPGVRVHVESGSSERLAERLLMGEVEFGVLEGVEHWEGYERYLFYEDELVLIVPPDHPWAGREIIPPEWLREETLIVRKPGSMTWRALERAFEQVGLELNPTFYTDNNEVTKRLVLAGAGVGIVSRVVVQPNLKVGNLRALRLSAPVGEIRRYFWLVHPKVVANPAAQALIALLRS, from the coding sequence ATGCTCATATCTAAAAACGCTAAACTGCCCAACCCCGCTGCATTACGGGTCTTCGTCACGGTGGTGGAGGAAGGAGGCGTGGGCCGGGCCGCCCTGGCCCTGGGCATCACCCAGCCCGCGGTGAGCCAGTACCTGCGGAATCTGGAGGAGCAGGTGGGGCATCCCCTCTTTGAACGCCGGGGACGGCACCTGGTGCTTTCCCGGGTAGGGGAGGCCCTTTTGCCCGAGGCCAGGCGGGTAGTCCAAGCTCTGGAGGAATTCCAGCGGGTTTCCCAGGCCATGGGCCGGCTGGAACTGGGGGAGGTCACCTTAGGAGCCGCCACCACCATGGCCACCTACGTGCTCCCCCTTTTCCTCAAGGATTTTCACGACGCCCACCCAGGGGTGCGGGTTCACGTGGAAAGCGGTTCCTCTGAGCGCCTGGCTGAGCGGCTCCTCATGGGAGAGGTGGAGTTTGGCGTCCTGGAAGGGGTAGAACACTGGGAAGGCTACGAGCGCTATCTTTTCTACGAGGACGAGCTGGTCCTCATCGTGCCTCCCGACCACCCTTGGGCCGGACGGGAAATCATACCCCCGGAGTGGCTCAGGGAGGAAACCCTCATCGTGCGCAAGCCTGGTTCCATGACCTGGCGGGCCCTCGAGCGGGCCTTTGAGCAAGTGGGCTTGGAGCTGAACCCCACCTTCTACACGGACAACAACGAGGTTACCAAGCGCCTAGTGTTGGCAGGGGCTGGGGTGGGGATCGTAAGCCGGGTGGTGGTCCAGCCCAACCTGAAGGTGGGAAACCTCAGGGCCCTAAGGCTTTCTGCGCCCGTGGGGGAGATCCGCCGTTACTTCTGGCTGGTCCACCCCAAGGTGGTGGCCAACCCTGCGGCCCAGGCCCTCATCGCCCTGCTTCGCTCCTAG